A genomic window from Quercus lobata isolate SW786 chromosome 10, ValleyOak3.0 Primary Assembly, whole genome shotgun sequence includes:
- the LOC115963812 gene encoding putative disease resistance protein RGA1 — protein sequence MAETVLNVVAEEILGKLISLATEQIGLAWGFEEELTRLRDSFALIQAVLADAGRRQVREELVRLWLEKLKDVAYDADDVLDELAYEILRRKVEIRNQMKRKVCFFFSLSNPIAFRIKMANKVKTIHESLKRINDEANGFGLIRAGSVYGNPETIPNRETDSFLDHSEVVGREDSVSEIVKLVTSTTGQQLSVIPIVGMAGLGKTTLAKLVYNHELVKNYFDKKIWVCVSDDFDDKSILRGILESLTGNPSQLESKNAILQNLQKELQGKRYLLILDDVWNEDLLKWDALRGCLLGINSNFGNNIIVTTRSHKVAGIMETLSRHQLEKLDDDECWSIIKKRVSAVPLTPDLEAIGRDIAKKCGGVPLVAKVLGGTMSLKKVKSQWLTIQNSEVWSSLHDSNDMLPILKLSFDYLSSPSLKQCFAYCSIFPKDYVMDKEELIQHWMAEGFLQPSQGSDLVMEDIGIMYFDILVANSLLQDVEKDKYDNIVSGKMHDLVHDLTLSISKLETLIVKGDSMDDISHVRHLSIQFEGEIVPRISFSKVSVRRLRTLVSNADVFGNMLSNFKCLRVLKLSGFSIIELSESIGQLIHLRFLHISCPNIKALPKSITKLYNLQTLNIRDCYRVRELPKDLKNLVNLRSICVNSSVYMWSLLKDIGQWKCLQMFPSFYVKQDAGHRIGELGQLNQLRGVLTIKDLENVRDKEEARSANLAEKAKIDKLGFYWDYSRTRREVNYHNEEDVLEGLQPHQNLKSITIEGFGGKKFPSWMLRSCDAKDALSLFDNLIEINFDDCTECEEVPTLGHLPCLKFLRIVGMDKVTCIGVKFYTMYSDDSYRNALFPALRKLELKNMNCLVEWQDVMEVTAARVVFPCLEELTIKDCPRLMSAPCNFQSLNKLEIGGVCSTIFEKICSKLTTRTSLDISSVSELAFLPKQIICTSLRSLKIEKCGELSQIPEVLHNLSSLETLEVKGCPKLMSFPSIQAAASLLRHLAISCGDEVLPTGLQFCTSLRDLSINDCPNLILIPDLREFRSLTQLEISGCPNLKIIPDIGEVRSLTQVDIFKCQKLTRLPQWLWDCRLNRLSIGGFCEELDVFPIPSSMTSIHASLKFLCLYGWTRLNSIPVEIQHFTAIDELSIREFDGMETLPEWLGSVSSLQCLQLYRCKNLVYLPTKQAIQHLFQLEINDCPKLKERCAKGSGAEWSKISEISWLSIDDEYIKR from the coding sequence ATGGCTGAGACTGTCCTTAATGTTGTTGCTGAGGAAATACTAGGCAAGCTGATTTCACTTGCTACTGAGCAAATCGGCCTTGCTTGGGGTTTCGAGGAGGAGCTGACTCGTCTTCGTGACTCATTCGCCTTGATTCAAGCTGTGCTGGCTGATGCGGGGAGAAGGCAAGTGAGAGAAGAGTTGGTGAGGCTTTGGCTAGAGAAGCTTAAAGATGTTGCTTATGATGCTGATGATGTGCTGGATGAGCTTGCTTATGAGATTCTCCGCCGAAAGGTAGAGATCCGAAACCAAATGAAGAGAAAGGTATGCTTCttcttttcactttcaaacCCCATTGCATTCCGTATCAAGATGGCCAACAAAGTTAAGACTATTCATGAATCGCTAAAAAGGATTAATGATGAAGCAAATGGATTTGGACTTATTAGAGCAGGATCGGTATATGGTAATCCTGAGACTATACCAAACCGAGAGACAGATTCATTTCTTGACCATTCAGAAGTTGTAGGAAGGGAAGATAGTGTTTCAGAAATAGTGAAGTTAGTGACTAGTACAACTGGTCAACAACTCTCAGTCATTCCCATAGTAGGAATGGCAGGTTTGGGAAAAACAACTTTAGCAAAACTAGTGTACAATCATGAGCTAGTAaagaattattttgataagaaaatatgGGTATGTGTCTCTGAtgattttgatgataaaagTATTTTAAGAGGGATTCTTGAATCCCTTACTGGTAACCCAAGTCAATTAGAAAGTAAGAATGCAATACTTCAAAACCTTCAAAAAGAGTTGCAAGGAAAAAGATATCTTCTCATTCTTGATGACGTTTGGAATGAAGATTTACTGAAATGGGATGCATTAAGGGGTTGTTTGTTAggaattaattcaaattttggaaaCAATATTATTGTAACAACCCGTAGTCACAAGGTGGCAGGAATCATGGAAACACTTTCTCGACATCAATTAGAAAAACTAGATGATGATGAATGTTGGTCCATAATCAAGAAAAGGGTATCTGCAGTTCCATTAACTCCAGATTTAGAGGCTATCGGAAGAGACATTGCTAAAAAATGTGGAGGGGTTCCATTAGTAGCAAAAGTTTTAGGAGGGACAATGTCACTAAAAAAGGTGAAAAGTCAATGGTTGACAATTCAAAATAGTGAAGTTTGGAGTAGCCTACATGATAGCAATGACATGTTACCAATATTAAAATTAAGCTTTGATTATCTTTCATCACCATCTTTAAAACAATGTTTTGCATATTGTTCAATTTTTCCTAAAGATTATGTTATGGACAAGGAAGAATTAATTCAACATTGGATGGCTGAAGGGTTCCTTCAACCATCTCAAGGAAGTGATTTGGTGATGGAGGATATTGGTATTATGTATTTTGATATCTTGGTAGCAAATTCCTTATTGCAAGATGTGGAAAAAGATAAATATGATAATATTGTGAGTGGTAAAATGCATGATTTGGTACATGATCTTACCCTCTCAATTTCAAAATTGGAAACCTTGATTGTGAAGGGAGATTCGATGGATGATATTAGTCATGTACGACATTTATCTATCCAATTTGAAGGAGAAATAGTACCaagaatttctttttcaaaagtCAGTGTTAGGAGATTGCGCACGCTTGTTTCAAATGCTGATGTGTTTGGGAATatgttatcaaattttaaatgctTGCGTGTTCTGAAATTGTCAGGGTTTAGCATAATAGAGTTATCAGAATCAATTGGTCAGTTAATACACTTGAGGTTTCTCCACATCTCATGTCCTAACATCAAAGCATTGCCAAAGTCCATCACCAAGCTCTACAATTTGCAAACTTTAAATATTAGAGATTGCTATAGAGTCCGTGAGCttccaaaagatctaaaaaatTTGGTTAACTTGAGATCTATTTGTGTTAATAGTTCTGTTTACATGTGGAGTTTACTGAAAGATATAGGGCAGTGGAAATGTCTACAAATGTTTCCATCTTTCTATGTGAAACAAGATGCAGGTCATCGAATTGGAGAATTGGGGCAGTTGAATCAACTTCGGGGAGTATTAACCATCAAGGATCTGGAGAATGTGAGAGATAAAGAAGAAGCTAGAAGTGCAAATTTAGCTGAAAAGGCCAAAATAGACAAGTTAGGTTTTTACTGGGATTATAGTAGAACTAGAAGAGAAGTCAATTACCATAATGAAGAAGACGTGTTGGAAGGCCTCCAGCCTcatcaaaatttgaaatccaTAACAATTGAAGGCTTTGGTGGAAAGAAATTCCCATCGTGGATGTTGAGAAGTTGTGATGCAAAGGATGCTTTGTCACTTTTTGACAATttgattgaaataaattttgacGATTGCACAGAATGTGAGGAAGTTCCCACCCTCGGACATCTACCCTGCCTTAAGTTTCTTAGAATAGTGGGAATGGATAAAGTGACCTGCATAGGAGTTAAGTTTTACACCATGTACAGTGATGACAGTTACAGAAATGCATTGTTCCCGGCATTAAGAAAACTCGAATTGAAGAACATGAACTGCCTAGTGGAGTGGCAGGATGTTATGGAAGTGACAGCAGCACGTGTTGTGTTTCCTTGCCTTGAGGAGTTGACCATTAAAGACTGTCCTCGACTAATGAGTGCTCCATGCAATTTTCAATCTCTTAATAAATTAGAGATTGGTGGAGTTTGCAGCACAATATTTGAAAAGATTTGCAGTAAGCTCACAACACGCACATCCCTTGATATTTCTTCAGTGTCAGAACTTGCTTTTCTGCCAAAGCAGATTATTTGTACCTCTCTACGTTCGCTTAAGATAGAAAAATGTGGGGAACTGAGTCAAATTCCGGAGGTCTTGCACAACCTCAGTTCCCTTGAGACGTTGGAGGTAAAGGGTTGTCCTAAGTTGATGTCTTTTCCAAGTATACAAGCTGCCGCATCCCTTCTTCGACACTTGGCGATATCATGTGGTGATGAAGTTCTCCCAACTGGGTTGCAATTCTGTACGTCTCTTCGAGATTTGAGCATAAATGATTGTCCTAATCTGATATTGATTCCAGATCTACGAGAGTTTCGATCTCTTACTCAGTTAGAAATTTCCGGATGCCCCAACCTGAAGATTATTCCAGATATAGGAGAAGTGCGTTCTCTTACCCAAGTAGATATTTTCAAATGCCAGAAGTTGACACGTCTACCACAGTGGTTATGGGATTGCCGCTTGAATAGATTGTCGATAGGTGGGTTTTGCGAAGAACTGGATGTTTTCCCCATTCCCAGTTCCATGACTTCCATCCATGCGTCCCTTAAATTTCTATGTTTATATGGATGGACTCGACTCAACTCTATCCCGGTCGAAATTCAACACTTCACTGCTATTGACGAGCTGTCCATAAGGGAATTTGATGGAATGGAAACTTTGCCTGAATGGTTGGGCAGCGTTTCTTCTCTTCAGTGTTTGCAACTTTACCGTTGCAAAAACTTGGTGTATCTGCCAACAAAGCAAGCTATACAACACCTCTTCCAGTTAGAGATTAATGATTGCCccaaattaaaagaaagatgCGCAAAGGGGAGCGGTGCAGAGTGGTCCAAAATTTCCGAAATCTCATGGCTGTCAATCGATGATGAATATATCAAACGGTAG